One segment of Desmodus rotundus isolate HL8 chromosome 6, HLdesRot8A.1, whole genome shotgun sequence DNA contains the following:
- the CST11 gene encoding cystatin-11: MAKPWQAPQLLLAILVALVALSYQIRKKTFMSVQEVPASETYVIATMQFVTDKFNRESDDKYSFRIVRVLKVKKLITDHMEYHVNLEMRRTTCQRLETKNCTFQEGELYKQIECFFSVFVVPWFEKYKILNKNCTNG, translated from the exons ATGGCCAAACCCTGGCAGGCCCCACAGCTTCTACTAGCCATTCTGGTGGCCCTGGTGGCCCTCAGCTACCAAATAAGGAAGAAAACCTTTATGAGTGTCCAAGAAGTACCTGCATCAGAAACCTATGTGATAGCCACCATGCAGTTCGTGACCGACAAATTCAACAGGGAAAGTGATGACAAGTACAGCTTCCGGATTGTGCGAGTCCTGAAGGTCAAAAAGCTG ATTACAGACCACATGGAGTATCATGTGAACTTAGAGATGCGGCGGACCACTTGTCAAAGGCTGGAGACCAAAAACTGCACCTTTCAAGAAGGGGAGCTTTACAAG caaaTTGAGTgctttttttcagtgtttgttgtTCCCTGGTTTGAAAAGTacaaaattctaaacaaaaattGCACCAATGGCTAG
- the CSTL1 gene encoding cystatin-like 1, which produces MGVECWRNTLLLLAALVLAAKLGHFQRWGGFQEKSMSKKNMNSTLKFFIENYNNVSNDMYLFRIDKLLQSHMQLTTGVEYLVTVKISRTKCKKNSTKSRSCPIQSGKNLKKSFICNFLMYTVPWMNYYQLWNNSCLEA; this is translated from the exons ATGGGAGTTGAATGCTGGAGAAACaccctgctgctgctggctgccctGGTCCTGGCAGCCAAATTGGGTCACTTTCAAAGGTGGGGAGGCTTCCAGGAGAAGTCCATGAGCAAGAAAAACATGAATTCAACACTCAAATTCTTCATTGAAAACTACAATAATGTGAGCAATGACATGTACTTATTTCGAATAGACAAGCTACTTCAAAGTCATATGCAg CTGACAACAGGAGTGGAGTATCTGGTCACCGTGAAGATTAGCAGGACCAAGTGCAAGAAGAACAGCACAAAAAGTCGTTCATGCCCCATTCAAAGcggaaagaatttgaaaaag AGTTTCATTTGCAATTTTTTGATGTACACTGTGCCCTGGATGAACTATTATCAACTTTGGAACAACTCCTGTCTGGAGGCCTAA